From a single Candidatus Microthrix subdominans genomic region:
- the arfB gene encoding aminoacyl-tRNA hydrolase, translating to MADGSHKTVPSERGLKVNERLTIPENELTWQFTRSGGPGGQHANTSDTRVDVRYDLVASTVLSDRQRARLIEQFGDEARVMVDRHRSQWKNRVEARSQLAGRIRAALAPPKAPRRATRPTRGSKRRRLEAKRQQSEKKANRRRPTMD from the coding sequence ATGGCCGACGGATCACACAAGACCGTTCCCTCCGAACGCGGGTTGAAGGTGAACGAACGCCTGACCATCCCCGAGAACGAGCTGACTTGGCAGTTCACCCGGTCGGGTGGGCCGGGTGGGCAGCACGCCAACACCTCCGACACTCGGGTCGACGTTCGCTACGACCTCGTCGCCTCGACGGTGCTCAGCGATCGCCAGCGCGCCAGGCTGATCGAGCAGTTCGGCGACGAGGCCCGTGTGATGGTCGATCGCCACCGCTCCCAGTGGAAGAACCGGGTGGAGGCCCGCTCTCAGCTGGCCGGCCGGATCCGTGCGGCGCTGGCGCCACCAAAGGCGCCTCGTCGGGCCACCCGGCCCACCCGTGGCTCCAAGCGGCGGCGGCTCGAGGCCAAACGCCAGCAGAGCGAGAAGAAGGCCAACCGCCGCCGTCCGACGATGGACTGA